A window of the Sphingomonas piscis genome harbors these coding sequences:
- a CDS encoding glycosyl hydrolase family 28-related protein, which translates to MRTTWVIAALAASALSSAALASPSVMTTLPDDPRAVVVKAVGDGRADDTAAIQQAIDKAASTGAGGIVFLPQGRYRITRTLFIWPAVRLFGVGATRPVIELGDRTPGFQRGISNMIVFTGTSKVNALGNEGPRIAFPVPGSVPFNPRIGDANSGTFYSALSNVDFKIGSGNPAATAVRFHTAQHSFVSNADFDLGSGLAGLYQVANVAENLHFRGGRYGILAEKTSPAWGFALVDSTFDGQRDAAIREHEAGLTMLNVSFRNTPVGVEIDKGNGDWLFGKGLRFDNVRRAGVVISNEKSATTQVGFEDVTATNTPVFARMRDSGKEVRGQGRAYNVASFTHGLTLPGMGAMGTFKTDMKAAPIASAPAASTPVLRSLPPVGEWVNVRTLGAKGDNATDDTAAIQRAIDTNKTVYFPAGFYLVTDTLRLRPDSVLVGLHPGLTQIVIPDKTPAFQGVGAPKALVQTAEGGEAVVVGLGLHTGGINPRAVGLLWTAGANSMASDIKFQGGHGTDLFDGKRVTPINDNGTGDPDPAKGWDRQYSSLWVTKNGGGTFFNIWSPSTYAHPGLYVSDTTTPGKIIQASVEHHVRTEFAFNRVANWELYAPQTEEEAGEGLYTVGLEIRDSRDMLVANYHGYRVTRTREPAPAAVTLYNSRNIRFRNMAVNGESGLPPCDDEGCFTYLRLTKYPFDNAIRDVAKGIDVRERQFAVLDVTGQASKPAVSTFGGAQVEKLASDFHSIGGGAVGADGTLYFTDRKRQRIYGWSDSKKLEIVRDQPLDPVNLAVDASGNIMVLSAAERGGPVYSFMPGSPDDQINVIKPAPVAGTAGAAVAIPANWWANSEFRDRLNPRTYQFETMAEIFAKEAGAGRPKQYVSPDGSLAIPAWRVVQQGPDDFRAMRFSHGLDTYGFVTAKVGERVLVANSSENKTYSALVGKGGSLTDLRVVADRGGESVAKGPDGRIYVANGQIFVYSPDGAELGRIDVPERPLQLIFGGADRRSLFVLTHRSLYRVRFP; encoded by the coding sequence ATGCGAACGACGTGGGTCATTGCGGCGCTGGCCGCGTCGGCACTAAGCAGCGCGGCCCTGGCTTCTCCATCGGTGATGACGACGCTTCCGGACGATCCGCGGGCGGTGGTCGTCAAGGCAGTCGGCGACGGCCGGGCGGACGATACCGCTGCGATCCAGCAAGCGATCGACAAGGCGGCAAGCACTGGCGCCGGCGGCATCGTTTTCCTGCCGCAGGGCCGCTACCGGATCACCCGCACCCTGTTCATCTGGCCCGCGGTGCGCCTGTTCGGGGTCGGCGCGACCCGCCCGGTGATCGAACTTGGCGATCGCACCCCGGGCTTCCAGCGCGGCATTTCCAACATGATCGTGTTCACCGGCACCAGCAAGGTGAATGCACTGGGTAACGAGGGACCGCGCATCGCCTTTCCCGTGCCCGGCAGCGTGCCGTTCAACCCCAGAATCGGGGACGCCAACAGCGGCACTTTCTACTCCGCCTTGAGCAATGTGGATTTCAAGATCGGTAGCGGCAATCCGGCCGCCACGGCGGTCCGCTTCCACACCGCGCAGCACAGCTTCGTCAGCAATGCGGACTTCGATCTCGGGTCCGGTCTCGCCGGATTGTACCAAGTCGCCAACGTTGCGGAGAACCTCCACTTCCGTGGCGGTCGCTACGGCATCCTCGCGGAGAAGACATCGCCGGCCTGGGGCTTTGCGCTGGTGGATTCCACCTTTGACGGGCAGCGGGATGCGGCGATCCGGGAGCATGAGGCGGGGCTCACCATGCTCAACGTGTCCTTCCGCAACACGCCGGTCGGAGTTGAGATCGACAAGGGGAATGGCGACTGGCTGTTCGGCAAGGGGCTGCGGTTCGACAATGTCCGCCGGGCCGGCGTCGTCATTTCCAACGAGAAGAGCGCAACCACACAGGTCGGTTTCGAAGATGTGACCGCGACGAACACGCCGGTGTTCGCCCGCATGCGCGACAGCGGCAAAGAGGTTCGCGGGCAGGGGCGGGCGTATAATGTCGCGTCGTTCACTCACGGCCTGACGCTGCCGGGCATGGGAGCGATGGGGACCTTCAAGACGGACATGAAGGCGGCGCCGATCGCTTCGGCGCCTGCAGCAAGCACGCCGGTGCTTCGCTCGCTCCCGCCGGTCGGCGAATGGGTCAATGTTCGAACGCTTGGCGCAAAGGGCGACAATGCGACCGATGACACCGCCGCCATTCAGCGCGCGATCGACACCAACAAGACCGTCTATTTTCCGGCTGGCTTCTATCTTGTCACAGATACGCTCCGTCTACGGCCGGACAGCGTGCTGGTCGGGCTCCATCCCGGTCTCACGCAAATTGTCATTCCGGACAAGACGCCGGCCTTTCAGGGCGTCGGTGCGCCCAAGGCGCTGGTCCAGACGGCAGAGGGCGGCGAAGCGGTCGTCGTCGGGCTTGGGCTTCACACGGGCGGGATCAACCCGCGTGCGGTCGGACTGCTGTGGACGGCAGGCGCCAACTCCATGGCAAGCGACATCAAGTTCCAGGGCGGCCACGGCACGGACCTGTTCGACGGCAAGCGCGTCACGCCGATCAACGACAATGGCACCGGCGATCCCGACCCCGCCAAGGGCTGGGACCGGCAATATTCCAGCCTTTGGGTGACGAAGAACGGCGGCGGCACCTTCTTCAACATCTGGAGCCCAAGCACCTACGCTCACCCGGGCCTCTATGTCTCCGACACGACCACGCCGGGCAAGATTATCCAGGCATCGGTCGAGCACCACGTGCGCACCGAATTCGCCTTCAACCGTGTCGCCAATTGGGAGCTGTATGCGCCGCAGACCGAGGAGGAAGCGGGCGAGGGGCTGTACACGGTCGGGCTCGAGATAAGGGACTCGCGCGACATGCTGGTCGCCAATTATCATGGCTATCGCGTGACCCGCACCCGCGAGCCGGCGCCGGCAGCCGTGACGCTCTACAATTCCCGCAACATCCGCTTCCGCAACATGGCGGTGAATGGGGAAAGCGGCCTGCCGCCGTGCGACGACGAGGGCTGCTTCACCTACTTGCGGCTCACGAAATATCCGTTCGACAATGCGATCCGCGATGTCGCTAAGGGTATCGATGTGCGCGAGCGGCAATTTGCAGTGCTCGACGTCACGGGCCAAGCGAGCAAGCCGGCAGTATCGACTTTCGGCGGCGCGCAGGTGGAGAAGCTTGCCAGCGACTTCCACTCGATCGGCGGTGGTGCGGTTGGGGCTGACGGAACGCTCTATTTCACCGATCGCAAGCGGCAGCGGATCTACGGTTGGTCGGATTCCAAGAAGCTGGAGATCGTTCGCGACCAGCCGCTTGATCCCGTCAACCTGGCCGTGGATGCGTCGGGCAACATCATGGTGCTGTCGGCGGCGGAGCGCGGCGGGCCGGTGTACAGCTTCATGCCTGGCAGTCCGGACGACCAGATCAACGTCATCAAGCCGGCACCCGTCGCTGGAACTGCCGGTGCGGCGGTTGCGATACCGGCGAATTGGTGGGCAAATTCAGAGTTCCGCGACCGGCTGAACCCTCGGACTTACCAGTTCGAAACCATGGCCGAGATCTTCGCCAAGGAAGCCGGCGCGGGCAGGCCGAAGCAATATGTATCGCCGGACGGGTCGCTGGCGATCCCTGCATGGCGGGTGGTTCAGCAGGGGCCGGACGATTTCCGCGCGATGCGCTTCTCGCACGGACTCGACACCTACGGCTTCGTCACAGCCAAGGTCGGCGAGCGGGTGCTCGTCGCCAATTCGTCAGAGAACAAAACCTATAGTGCGCTCGTCGGCAAGGGAGGTTCGCTGACCGATCTTCGGGTGGTAGCGGACCGGGGAGGCGAGAGCGTCGCGAAGGGACCGGACGGACGCATCTACGTCGCCAACGGTCAGATCTTCGTCTACTCGCCCGACGGCGCGGAACTGGGCCGCATCGACGTGCCCGAGCGGCCCCTGCAGCTCATCTTCGGCGGCGCGGACCGGCGGTCACTGTTCGTGCTGACCCACCGGTCGCTGTACCGGGTGCGGTTTCCTTAG
- a CDS encoding efflux transporter outer membrane subunit, whose translation MTRILLASAGALALAACATGPTYQAKQVAPAAAAPFIGDVNSTLVSSAQPDQNWWRLYNDPVLDRLVADALAANTDIRVAEARLARARALLREERGAREPQIGVGGGVQYQRTPGPEIPGQDRSNIVGDVGADVSYEVDLFGRIGRRVEAARGDVAASAADADAVRVLIVADTTRAYADAVAAAEQAAVAQRIVDLLNRSLSLTQRRKDVGLGNGLDVARIAGLRDQRLAEIPLYLAERQAALFRLATLTGRAPRELPVETTFRTSSLKLDRPIPVGDGALLLARRPDVRAAERRLAAATARIGVATADLYPRISLGGSVGATNPIGDLFTGNALSWVIGPLLNWTVNRTAARARIAGAEADAQAALAQFDGTVLGALEETETSLSRYQQSVARRTALAAARNQAEAAARIARARQREGDISSLELIDAERTVADAQAQLALADAAITEAQIALFRALGGSWQA comes from the coding sequence ATGACCCGCATCCTCCTCGCCAGCGCCGGCGCCCTTGCCCTCGCCGCCTGCGCCACCGGTCCTACCTATCAGGCCAAGCAGGTCGCTCCGGCGGCTGCCGCGCCGTTCATCGGTGACGTTAATTCCACGCTCGTGTCCTCCGCTCAGCCGGACCAGAATTGGTGGCGCCTCTACAACGACCCGGTGCTCGACCGCCTGGTTGCCGACGCGCTTGCCGCCAACACCGACATCCGTGTCGCCGAGGCGCGGCTCGCCCGTGCCCGTGCCCTGCTTCGTGAAGAGCGCGGCGCACGTGAGCCGCAAATCGGCGTCGGCGGTGGCGTCCAGTATCAACGCACGCCAGGACCGGAGATTCCGGGCCAGGACCGCTCCAACATCGTCGGCGATGTCGGCGCCGACGTTTCCTACGAAGTCGACCTGTTTGGCCGCATCGGCCGCCGGGTCGAAGCGGCCCGCGGCGACGTCGCCGCTTCCGCCGCCGATGCCGACGCGGTCCGCGTCCTGATCGTCGCCGACACCACCCGCGCCTATGCGGACGCCGTCGCGGCCGCGGAACAAGCTGCGGTGGCGCAGCGGATCGTCGACTTGCTGAACCGCTCGCTGTCGTTGACCCAGCGGCGCAAGGATGTTGGGCTCGGCAACGGGCTCGATGTCGCCCGCATCGCTGGTCTTCGCGACCAAAGGCTGGCCGAAATTCCCTTGTATCTGGCGGAGCGGCAAGCGGCCTTGTTCCGGCTGGCGACACTGACAGGGCGCGCACCGCGCGAGCTGCCCGTCGAAACGACCTTCCGCACCTCATCGCTGAAGCTCGACCGCCCGATTCCGGTTGGCGACGGTGCCCTGCTCCTCGCACGCCGGCCGGACGTTCGTGCCGCCGAGCGCCGGCTTGCCGCTGCAACGGCCCGCATCGGCGTGGCCACCGCAGATCTTTATCCGCGCATTTCGCTGGGCGGCTCGGTTGGCGCGACCAACCCGATCGGCGACCTCTTCACCGGCAATGCTCTGTCATGGGTGATTGGGCCGCTGCTGAATTGGACGGTTAACCGCACCGCCGCGCGCGCGCGCATTGCCGGCGCCGAAGCCGATGCACAGGCCGCGCTCGCGCAGTTCGACGGAACCGTGCTCGGCGCGCTGGAGGAGACGGAGACCTCACTCTCCAGGTATCAGCAAAGCGTTGCCCGGCGGACCGCACTGGCCGCGGCGCGCAACCAGGCGGAGGCTGCTGCACGAATTGCCCGCGCTCGTCAGCGCGAGGGCGACATCAGTTCGCTGGAATTGATCGACGCCGAACGCACCGTCGCCGATGCCCAGGCGCAGCTGGCCTTGGCCGACGCGGCAATCACCGAAGCCCAGATCGCCTTGTTCCGCGCGCTCGGCGGAAGCTGGCAGGCCTAA
- a CDS encoding TetR/AcrR family transcriptional regulator codes for MKFDAIRPCKGRPREFDVDDALAAALRVFWQKGYEAASLTDLTEAMGITRPSLYAAFGNKEALFRKALDLYEREKLAYVGEALKAPTSRQVVERLWRGALDMQFSDCQPRGCMRIMSSLSCGPEADSIRCDLNARRQSSRDAICARIEQAKAEGDLPSDTSADGLCSYVTAILQAMSVQAAAGATRRELESLIDTSLGMWPGK; via the coding sequence ATGAAATTTGACGCAATCCGGCCTTGCAAGGGGCGCCCGCGCGAATTCGATGTCGACGATGCCCTTGCGGCAGCGCTGCGCGTGTTCTGGCAAAAGGGTTATGAAGCCGCCTCGCTGACCGACCTCACCGAGGCGATGGGGATTACGCGTCCGAGCCTCTACGCAGCGTTCGGCAACAAGGAAGCCTTGTTTCGCAAGGCGCTGGATCTCTACGAGCGCGAGAAGCTGGCATATGTCGGCGAGGCCTTGAAGGCACCGACATCGCGCCAGGTGGTGGAGCGTTTGTGGCGTGGCGCACTCGACATGCAGTTCAGCGACTGTCAGCCGCGTGGCTGCATGCGGATCATGAGTTCCCTGAGCTGCGGGCCTGAAGCCGACTCGATCCGTTGCGACCTGAACGCTCGTCGGCAATCATCGCGTGACGCGATCTGCGCCCGTATCGAGCAGGCCAAGGCCGAAGGCGACCTGCCGAGCGACACCAGCGCCGACGGGCTTTGCTCCTACGTCACTGCAATCCTTCAAGCCATGTCGGTCCAGGCGGCCGCCGGTGCCACTAGGCGGGAGCTGGAATCCTTGATCGACACCAGTCTCGGCATGTGGCCAGGTAAATAA
- a CDS encoding sulfite exporter TauE/SafE family protein encodes MIQTVFADPNQLLLFVLIGFAAQMVDGALGMAYGQISSTLLLSMGVPPRQASAGVHTAETFTTAVSAISHVAHRNVDWKLFGRIVVPGVIGGVLGAYVLTTVDAGIAKPFVLAYLTALGLYLFYRGVMHRHTERSPKVVAPLGLVGGFLDAAGGGGWGAIVTSNLLVQGSNPRKTIGTVNTAEFFLTVTISATFLLALGWEAFTTATVGLLIGGVFAAPFGAMIAKRVNPDVLLTFVGGLVTLTSLYGLYRALFT; translated from the coding sequence ATCATCCAGACCGTCTTCGCTGACCCGAACCAGCTGCTGCTGTTCGTCCTGATCGGTTTCGCCGCGCAGATGGTCGATGGCGCCTTGGGCATGGCGTACGGGCAGATTTCGAGCACTCTTCTGCTGAGCATGGGGGTGCCGCCTCGCCAGGCTTCGGCCGGCGTGCATACGGCGGAAACGTTCACAACCGCCGTATCGGCCATCAGCCACGTCGCGCACCGCAATGTGGACTGGAAGCTATTCGGCCGGATTGTCGTTCCCGGCGTCATCGGCGGCGTTCTTGGCGCTTACGTTCTGACCACGGTGGATGCAGGCATCGCCAAGCCGTTCGTGCTCGCTTACCTGACCGCCCTCGGACTTTACCTCTTTTATCGCGGCGTCATGCACCGTCACACAGAGCGCAGCCCAAAGGTTGTTGCCCCGCTTGGGCTCGTCGGCGGATTTCTCGATGCGGCGGGCGGTGGTGGCTGGGGCGCAATCGTCACCTCCAACCTTCTTGTCCAGGGCAGCAATCCCCGGAAGACGATCGGCACCGTGAATACGGCCGAATTTTTCCTGACGGTGACGATTTCCGCCACCTTCCTGCTGGCGCTCGGCTGGGAAGCTTTTACGACTGCGACCGTCGGGCTCTTGATCGGCGGCGTGTTCGCGGCGCCATTCGGCGCGATGATTGCCAAGCGCGTGAACCCGGACGTGTTGCTGACATTCGTCGGCGGCTTGGTCACCCTGACCAGCCTCTACGGATTGTACCGGGCGCTGTTCACTTAA